The window CGCAAGATTTTCAGATCGATTGATTGCGAATCCGAACACTGATCCAATTCTAACAGTGCATCTGATTTCTGGCCAAGTTGGGCTAGGCTCTGTCTGAAAACCTTAAATTGCGGAATTCCATGGGGCGATGATTCGAAGATAGCGACCGATCATCGATAGTTTCACCATTGCAAGAAAGTTTCGTGCGAGCTTGTCATAGCGAGTGGCGACACGACGACACTCCTTCAGCCAACCAATGGTTTGTTCAATGATGCAGCGACGTCGGTAGGTTCGCTTGTTGAACGCCACCGGACGCTTGTTACGATCTTCGTTTTTCTTGC of the Novipirellula caenicola genome contains:
- a CDS encoding transposase — its product is KKNEDRNKRPVAFNKRTYRRRCIIEQTIGWLKECRRVATRYDKLARNFLAMVKLSMIGRYLRIIAPWNSAI